TTTAGAAATGAGAAATCGGTCAGATATGCATTGGCAAACTACCTTCTAGTATGTTCGTGCCTATTTGCTTAGGCCCATTACTTTCAAATATGGTTCATTAAACACATTATCTTTTTCGAGAGGCCCATTTTAGGCatttagttatgtttttgttttccgtcCTCAAGTGTTTGACAAATTTTAAAGACATTGCTCAGGcccattattttaaaatatgtttcacTAAGCCCATTATCACATGGGCTAAGGACGatgaattataatttaatgGCAACTGGGTAGTTATTatcatgtttattttaaaGCGTGTTACAGTAAAACGATTATCTGAAcactttattattatgaataCTATCTATACTGCTGGTCAGAATTAAATAATACTACTAATCTATGTCTAGTAATCGCATGTGATGGCTAGTTTTTCGGATCGGCTACCGATCCTTCGATCCATTTTTCACGTAGCTAGAGTTAAAATGTCGTGAATGGAACTTGCaattaaaacagaaaacaaataagcATCTCATCAATTGTATACGTACTTTAGTAATtaagttaacaaaatattttgttcacatcacaaatttgttgttttgggtTCGCCAAGAAAAGAGTTATCCACTTCGACAGGCACAATTGACAACTATAGACGACGTATGTTATTAAAAATCTCACATTTTATTTCACGGAACTTAATCaacaaatttcatatttatacCTCACATCGCAGGATAAAATCAatagaaagcaaaacaaatctttgctattaaattttcaaaagagaaatttCAAACATAAGACAATAAGTCCAAGACCAAACCCTAGTCCGACTTTCTTCTCACCGGAGCCTGACTTATCCGACGGTGACGCTGCCTTCTTAGTGGAGCCGGAGTCATCGGTAACCCCACCGGATTTAGATTTAGGGGCAGGAGCAATCGGCGAAAGCTTGTGCTCTCCGAACATCTCACCGGGCAACAAAACCATGTCGACAACATAAACTGCGAGAGGACGTTGTTGCCTCAACGAATTGCTAATACGTGTCTCCACATAACCAGTAGAGacattgatttggtttgtttggCCGGTGAAGTTAAGCCCGTAAACACCGTTGTCTCGGCCAGAAGCTTGAGTCCTAACCGGGTTACTCACGGAGAGGAGATCATCCATACTGTAATATTTGGGGCTAACGTGGTAGAGAATGAGTTTAACTTGATCGTCAGGGCTTAACTGGTTTAGGGTTCcgggtttaaggttttgaaaAGCATTGTCTGTTGGTGCGAACACCGTCATACCTTCGGATGAACTATTGACTTGAATGTTCACTTGACTACCGACTTGAGTGATGTTTAGAAGATGGATGAAAGTAGTGAATTGACCACCTTTTTCGAGGATCGCAGTGAGGTTGATGGGACCAGCAGGCTCTGGAGCGGGGGCTGCCGGCTGAGCCGTTGCCTTGGTTGCGAGTAGTACGGCTGCGATGAGGAGGAGAGGAGCTAGAGTTAGACGAGTGGTAGCCATTATTGGTTTGCTTAGTTAAAGTGTGAAGAGTGATTTGGAAAGTGAGATCGGAAGGGAATGGTTTATATGGAAGTTGAATGTTTGGAGTGATGAGTTGTATCTTGTTGGAATGAGATGGCCAAGTCAATACAAAACGTTTGTAGACAAATAATGTCTAGACTAGAGATATATCATTAACATAAATGTTGTGTAGATGAATTCATATACGAATATATCAGCCGTTAAGATTCGTTTAGTATTTAAAATTAGCatatgagaaaaatattagattaGAATATGAGGTTGGTGGAACCGTAGGTAGAGCCCACATCACATGTAATGGGATCGAGAGAGTCaataatttacataaaatatgtGTGGAAGATAATGTTCGACAACACAACTTACGGTGTAAGGTGGACGTAAATCGGGATAGGAATTTAGGGAATGAAATggagaaaattgaaaaatcctTGGACATAAAACCTTCTACATTTGGTATTGCTACAAGCCTACACCTAGATAGGTCCTATTAAAtcagaactttttttttatagatagtATCATCACTATATCATCATTAGAAGTTAACTGAGAATAGAATACAAAACTTTACAGCATAAATGACTTACAAATAATGTAATTAACGTAATCCGCAATATACATACAATTGATGCATTCATACATATAGATGCGTAGACATGTAGCATGTAATGTATGTTAGAAGAATATAtgatgtgtgtgtttttgtaaaaaagaacaaaatgagTGGACAGGCTGACTAAGTGACAGCTGGGAACACACAAGTTGGCATGTGGGAGAGTGGAAGACCCTTAAGTTTATATTGCCTTATCACTAACAATTGCATATTTAAGAcaataaactaattaattggTTCATTACCAACACCATGAAATCCCGTACATGAATTCAACATAGAAAATGTGTATACATTTGTTCTAGAATGCATGCATGACGTCTCTCCCTTTCGTTGATGTGAAAACGGCACGCAGTTGGAGAACAAAAGTAATGAAATTCCAACCTGAGTTGCATGGGCTATATCGGGCTTAGACACTGCTTTTGTAGATGGCTTATAATGGGCTTAATTCTAAATCGGGCCCACACATATTGAGAAtcttgaggtttttttttttgtttagttggGTCTGAAAGGAAATCTTGAGAATTAAAAGGCCTTATCTCAAAATTAAGTTTAATGAAAGACGCATAAAAAAACCcataataacacaaaactctaaaataatgaattgggaaaataaatattatgtattttttgtccttgctaatatttgtttacaaaacagaggaagacaGACCAAATTTAGAAACAAGGATCCAAGTGGAAGCATCCGAGCAGCATGCAGCCATACACTCGTCACGTCGGTTCGTCGCGTCCGCCACATCATCACGTGGTTCTCACGTGTTTACTCTCTAGACTCTCATCAGTGTTCTTTTCTAATACAGTAATAACTCAAACTTTAACCTTAGTTTTTAAACGTCTAAATCtgattcttacattttttacaagctttacttttatttatgcTTACATTATTACAAGCcttaattttttcttacacaAAAACAATCGATTACTATACTATAACATTAAAACCGGGTTCTcccaaaaaaaatcgattaaatttttatttagatacaataataacttttaaactcttttgtCGTTTTTGTTCCCCGTTGTCTGTTTTTCGATGCCCATATTAGATGCTGATGTGTAAGAACATGCACTTTAAGGAGGCATGCAAGCTGAAATGTGTCTACTACTCGTCTACTCCCTCCATTTACAAGTTCAAGTACTTCTCATTTTCCGTTCGtcattactattttaaattacTAGTAGAACAGCAAACAAAACGAGAATACACATTACTTAGAGGGTCACTGATAATATGATGTCTtccaaaaaatgtttaatgCCAAAAGTAGAAAAACGTAATACATGTGGAGTGTCACCCCGATCAAGAGAGCTATTTCCCTTAAACCAATTGGTGTCAAATTAGTTAATTATCTAAACCATGGGTCGACAATTATAATTCGATTTCATTGTTTATTGAATAAATCATAACCAAGACTAAACTGTAGCGAATATGAAACAAATTGGTCTACACTAtcattttgttacaaaatgttgaataatttattttaaaaaataaataataaaatcttgaccaaaactaaaataatatcagACCTAATTATCGAATGTAAGTATGTTACTGATTATTGGATTATTGGATTATGCGTCTATTTGTTTTCGATTATTGGATTTGTCTATTTTTATTGGTGTTATggtgttatttttatttttaaaagaactCTTTACAACAAGTCTCCTATAAATACATAAACTCCATAACCCACAAAGTAAGAAAGTAAATCaataaagaggaagaaaaatggGTCGAGTCTCATCtattatctctttctctttgacaCTCTTGATCCTCTTCAATGGCTACACTGCCCAACAGTGGCCCAACGAGTGCCAGCTCGATCAACTCAATGCGCTCGAACCATCCCAAATCATCAAGAGCGAGGGTGGTCGCATCGAGGTCTGGGACCACCATGCACCCCAGCTCCGTTGCTCCGGCTTTGCCTTTGAGCGTTTCGTCATTGAGCCTCAGGGTCTTTTCTTGCCCACTTTCTTGAACGCCGGCAAACTCACGTTTGTTGTTCACGGTgcgtttatatatatactacattataataatatatagatcgacaagaaaaatagtaaCTAATATAAATCTTACATTTCCTTGTCCAGTATAAGTActgcaaatgaaaaaaatatttggcaTTCTCATAGATCATAAAAAATAGTAGAAGTTCCAAAAGCTtcattatttgtaaaaatgtttgatattattttttggctATGATAAATAGGAAGGGGTCTAATGGGAAGAGTTATTCCGGGATGCGCCGAGACGTTCATGGAGTCACCGGTATTTGGAGAAGGTCAAGGTCAGGGTCAGAGTCAAGGGTTCCGTGACATGCACCAGAAAGTAGAGCACCTACGGTGCGGTGACACCATTGCAACACCATCTGGTGTAGCTCAATGGTTCTACAACAATGGAAATGAGCCTCTCATTCTTGTTGCAGCCGCGGATCTCGCCAGCAACCAGAACCAGCTTGACCGCAACCTTAGAGTAAgtccaaacacaaaaataaaattcttattttgtttgtttgattaattatatcgAAATAGATCTTTTGCCGAGTTAGAAATTcttgaaatttatttgtttagttttcaGTTAATCGTTATTTCAAGGCAATTTCTCAGTTAATTATAactttaaagaaaatgatttacaactaattttttaaccaattatatAAGCTCAAACGATTTACATAAAACTTTAGTTTGGTGAATTAGTTTTGCGTTAGTTTCACATTTCTACACTTCAAATTTCGCCACTAAAAGTTtcagaaatatattttcatgtttacAGCCATTTTTGATAGCCGGAAACAACCCACAAGGGCAGGAATGGCTACAAGGCCGAAAGCAACAGAAGCAAAACAACATCTTCAATGGCTTCGCACCTGAGATCTTGGCTCAAGCCTTCAAGATCAATGTCGAGACGGCTCAGCAGCTCCAGAACCAGCAAGATAACCGTGGCAACATCGTCAAGGTCAACGGACCTTTCGGCGTCATTAGGCCACCCTTGAGACGCGGCGAAGGCGGCCAACAACCACATGAAATAGCTAATGGTTTAGAGGAGACTTTGTGCACCATGCGATGCACTGAAAACCTCGATGACCCGTCGGATGCTGACGTGTACAAGCCATCACTCGGATACATTAGCACACTTAACAGCTACAATCTTCCTATCCTCAGACTTCTCCGCCTTAGCGCTCTTCGTGGCTCCATCCGTAAAGTAAGCTCAACAAATctttagaaaattaattttatgtgACATATGCAATAATTTGATTTGGCAAGATAAACTAATAGATTTTGCGATTTGGAGTTTTAAACTCTAAATAATCTAAATCGTTTTCAAttggtttaaatatatatcttgcAATTTTAatcgtttttaattaaaaaatatatatatatatatatatcttgcaTTTTTAATcgttttcaatttaaaaaatatatcttgCACGCAGAACGCTATGGTGCTACCGCAATGGAACGTAAACGCAAACGCGGCACTCTACGTGACAAACGGAAAGGCTCATATACAAATGGTGAACGACAACGGAGAAAGAGTGTTCGACCAAGAGATCTCCAGCGGACAGTTACTAGTCGTGCCACAAGGCTTTTCGGTCATGAAACATGCCATAGGCGAACAGTTCGAGTGGATCGAATTCAAGACAAACGAAAACGCACAGGTCAACACACTCGCGGGCCGTACCTCAGTCATGAGAGGTTTGCCGCTTGAGGTTATAACCAATGGGTACCAGATCTCTCCCGAAGAAGCTAAACGAGTAAAGTTTAGCACGATTGAGACCACACTGACCCATAGCAGTCCAATGAGCTACGGAAGGCCTAGGGCTTGAGGCTTGATGAGCGCGTGGTGGAATAGCGTTTGAATCTAAAGTTCGGTTTGGTACGACTTGtaatatgaaataataatgTACAAAGAAGTTCTACGCTTAAGGgaactgttttgttttgagcTTTGTATTAGGACGTCTAGTGTACAACAACGAACGTCGTGTATAAGCGATCGTTGACTCTGCACATGTAACTCTTTCCtgaataaaaaatctttaagtCTTTAATTTCTACATCTTTTAGGATTATATAAACGttactatataaataaaaaagaaaaaaaaatcagttcaCTAACATGCGAGACTTTGGGCTAAATATAGTGATTCCAAAGAAAATGagttataatattaattaatataaagcTCATTTTCTTTGGAATATCGttataagaatattttaaCTTGGATATAACTGGGCTTACGCCATTTGCATCTCgaggattttttgtttttgtttttgtttttttaatacattctCGCACTTACACACTAAAAATCATAATGATCTTCTTAATTCTTTAGCGGAACCACCaattaatctttttattaagAACTTTATTACTTATTTCACTTATTTGTGCATACGTGCATTATTTTGGCAGTAACAAATATCGCGTTATATATACTGAAATCCGGACGCATTAATAATAGGGATATGATTATATGAACCACTATCTAGCTTTGGTAGAAACCCaattataatcaaataatttacCATTATTGAATAAATTAGGCTATATAAGTTCATTAATAGATGCTATAGGTTTTTCTTACAAGGCACAcatttgattgttattttctttcatatacaCTGAATGTACATGTGTACACTTGGCATACATGGCAAGATTATGTGTTACAATATAGACTGTGCCATTGCCATGCAATGTGACTCCTGTGGCCATTTCTATCACAATGTGTCAATCTTGGAGTATCCGTTGTTTATCCTCTAATTTACTGATTAATTTATGAAcatgtataattatttatatcatATGATCTCGTAAGATATCTTAGCATTTTCCACCATATGTTATTAGTAAATCATCTAGATGGATTGATGTAAATAGGAAAGTTAAATTAACACACCAAAAAAGTAACTGATTAAAAGCATACAACTTAATATTCAGATTATGGTAACTAAATCAGTCTCATGCAAACTCCAAAAAATTATACGAGTCACAactcttgatttttttccggttaaacaaaatacatattttcatttgtatgCAACCAGAATAAAACACTAACTATCTCCTTTAAATACCATTTTCCCTACGAGTCTACGACGCTCTCTAAACTtcttatacaaaacaaaacacacccAAATATGCataagcttttgttttctcttctctccgtCGTCTCACTCTcatttctcctcttcttccatgGCGCCGAGGCACGCCAGCGAGAGGCGCCGTTTCCAAACGCCTGCCATTTCAGCCAAATCAACAGCCTCGCGCCCGCTCAGGCGACGAAGTTCGAAGCCGGTCAGATGGAAGTATGGGACCACATGAGCCCTGAGCTCCGATGCGCCGGTGTAACGGTGGCTCGCATCACCCTTCAGCCCAATTCCATTTTCTTGCCCGCTTTCTTTAGCCCACCTGCCCTTGCTTACGTTGTCCaaggtaagaaaataaataaatacgcTTTTTGATCAAGACCTAATTAAAAACTCGCAACCtatagaaaatctaaaaaaagtggtcttttattttaattgttttcagGAGAAGGAGTTATGGGGACGATTGCTTCTGGTTGTCCTGAGACTTTTGCAGAAGTTGAAGGATCAtcaggaagaggaggaggaggagaccCGGGTCGACGTTTTGAGGACATGCACCAGAAGTTGGAGAATTTCCGGCGAGGGGATGTGTTTGCTTCGCTTGCCGGAGTTTCACAGTGGTGGTACAACCGCGGTGATTCCGATGCCGTCATTGTCATTGTTCTTGATGTCACCAACAGAGAAAACCAGCTTGACCAAGTCCCTAGGGTAATCATCAAATTCAAGAAAGTCCAAATTTGTACTGCATGCAAACTATATGACTACCACTCAGTGATTAAAATAgtgattcatatatataacacataatgtcatttttttgtgaacCCTTCATATGTAGATGTTCCAACTAGCCGGGAGCAGaacgcaagaagaagaacaaccaTTAACGTGGCCATCAGGCAACAACGCTTTCAGCGGTTTCGACCCAAACATAATCGCGGAAGCATTCAAAATCAACATCGAGACAGCTAAGCAACTACAAAACCAGAAGGACAACAGAGGAAACATAATCCGAGCAAATGGTCCTCTCCATTTCGTCATCCCACCGCCTCGTGAATGGCAGCAAGATGGCATTGCTAATGGCATCGAAGAGACTTATTGCACGGCTAAGATTCATGAGAATATCGATGATCCAGAACGGTCTGACCATTTTAGCACACGAGCCGGAAGAATCAGCACTCTTAACAGCCTTAATCTCCCTGTTCTACGTCTAGTCAGACTTAACGCCCTTAGAGGTTATCTCTACAGCGTAAGTATCCCACTTTTAAATTAGATTTACAAATTCTTTATGTGCTATATAATGAATTCTCGTGGAGATAGGGAGGAATGGTGTTGCCACAATGGACGGCAAACGCGCACACGGTGCTATACGTCACAGGAGGTCAAGCCAAGATACAAGTGGTGGACGACAATGGTCAGTCGGTGTTCAATGAGCAAGTGGGACAAGGCCAAATCATTGTGATTCCACAAGGCTTTGCAGTTTCAAAAACGGCTGGTGAAACGGGTTTCGAGTGGATATCATTCAAGACAAACGATAACGCTTACATTAACACACTGAGCGGCCAAACATCGTACTTGAGAGCAGTTCCAGTGGATGTGATCAAAGCGTCATATGGAGTGAACGAGGAAGAAGCCAAGAGGATCAAGTTTAGTCAGCAAGAGACCATGTTGTCTATGACACcaagctcttcttcttaagCTCTTTAATTGCTTcctttaatgtttttttagattttccaGTCactgaaataaataaagatgaGACTAATAACCAACTTTTCACAAAGcttcaataacaaaatttcagaTTAAAAATTCCTACTAACATACACATCTTAGCTTTTATGATTAcgttgattttattttgttaaatttgattaCGTTGATTagtgtatatattaaattaaaatcattgAAAGGATAATGATaacactaataaaaaaaagaagaagaaggttacGGTCTCGTAAAGCTTTCAAAAGTCCGCAACGATCACACACGTCTTTCTCCGAAACTCGTCTGAGAGAGGCTCTGAGATTCGATGTCgttcgaggaagaagaagaggaggaaacATTCGAGCATACACTTCTCGTGGTGCGTGAGGTCTCCGTTTACAAGATCCCGCCGCGAACCACATCCGGCGGATACAAGTGCGGCGAATGGCTTCAATCCGATAAGATCTGGTCTGGTAGACTCCGCGTCGTATCGTGCAAGGATCGATGCGAGATCCGCCTCGAGGATTCGAATTCCGGTGATCTTTTCGCAGCTTGTTTTGTGGATCCTGGACGTAGAGAGAACTCTGTAGAGCCGTCTCTCGATTCGTCTAGGTATTTCGTTCTCAGGATCGATGACGGGAGAGGGAAGTATGCGTTTATCGGGCTAGGATTCGCTGAGAGGAACGAAGCGTTTGATTTCAATGTTGCGTTATCGGATCATGAAAAGTACGTTAGgagggagaaagagaaggagacaGGGGAAACGAGTGAGAGCGATAATCATATTGATATCCATCCTGCCGTTAATCACAGATTGAAGGTAAACTGATCTGTTCATAAGCTAGCTTTTGGAATTAAGATAGGATCAATGCGGAATCTGATAATTTGGAGAAATCTGATTGAAGCTTTCAGATCTATTTTGGAAAAACAACTATCGAATCCAATGTGGAATTGATTGATTCAGATACGTTTTGTAGTATCATTCTCATTGCAAAGTTCTTATCTTGCTAGTAGGCTATAGCTAAAAGTTGCTTGGTCTTGGTGTTTGTATCAGTGATGAGAATATTTTGGATGCATTATCTGCTGAGATTGATTAGCTATTCgttatttggattttctaaTTTCCTTTATTTGTAGTGTTATTTGGTGGAAGATCTTTGTAGTTTGTATGCTCTGTGTAGATATTAGGATGAGTAAATAGTACCAGCCTTAATTTTTCTCGATCTTGTGTTGTGTTCATCATCTCTAATCTTAAATTGATGCTGCTATATGTCTTGATTTTGCTCTTTTAGTCTTCACAGATGGTTCATAAtcacaagttttgttttagcaTCCACTCGTAGTTGCAGAACAtactcatttgattttgtttactcaATATCTTTCTCTGGGAACCGTAACTGTAGAATCAATATTTCAATTCTGATTGAACTCCATCATTTATCCGGAAAAGGAAAATTCTTGGCATTTGGACTTGGTAGAACCTGAAaagattgttgttttgatgGGTTTTAAGGAAGGTGAAACCATAAGAATCAACGTGAAGCCGAAACCAACAACAAATGGCACTGGGATGCTCTCAGCTGCTCTTTCAGGAACGGGGAAGCCAAAACCTCTAGCACTTGCCCCACCCCCCAAAGCTGCCGGAGTAACCAGGTCTCCTTTACCTCCTCCTCCAAACGATCCCGTCGCTTCAAGGATTGCATCTGATGGCTGCAAGGAATCACGCAGGAACGAGCCTCTATCTGATCTATCTCAGCTCAAGGTAAATAAACCTTGTCTTCTTAATTACATTTATTCTTATTCTCTAAGGTTACTCTAAATTATCCTTGATTTGGTAATACTCGGCAGAAAAATCTTCCTTCAACGGCGGGATCAGGATCGAGCAAGTCAACAGGAGCTGCATCAGGTTGGGCAGCTTTCTGATGAATGGAGTGTAAAATTTAAGTTATTGGACAAGTCcggcttcatcttcttgtgaCTTGAGAGCACGAGACAATAGACAACAATGGTGGTCAGCCAACAGTCTTTTTGATGTATGTTAATGGTAAGTTGATGTGTGTTTCTTTGTAATCCTCCCACACTCcctgttttaattatttttcttccttataATCATCGTTGTTACATTATCGATTATCATTTGTATCACTGagatattaatatatacaaaaaggctttttcataatttcaaCTTTTGCTTCTACGTAAAACTAAAATGCTAAATCTGTTTGCTATTGCATGACTAAGCAAATAAATGTACaagaaaatattacaaaaaaaaaaaaaaaaacattttgtactCCCTTATACGCTGTCGTTTGGTTGACGATGCGTGATGACCAGCACACTGACGTGGCGACGTGCAAAGAGATACAATCGTTATATCACTGACGTGGCGAAAAGGTACTGGTATGACGTGGATTTAGCGTTGAACGAAACATATTTAAAGGACTGCATATTTGACCAAAGTAAACAATGTCGGTCCACCAACTAATCGTTACCTACTCCTTGTATCTGACCGCTTGAGAGCTTTTGGAGACTGGCAAAAATGGCGGAGAAAGATGCGACGGCGAGTGGCGATGACGCCATTAGAGTTAGCGGTATGCAATTCGCATACGAAGTTGAGGATCCAATATTCTTCGACTTCAACCTCGATCTTCCAGCTGGTTCTCGCTGTCTTCTGGTTGGTGCCAATGGATCTGGTACGATGATCGATTTCTAGAGAGAGATTTTCCTTGTagttagttttcattttttttctgtcttggGGTCACAGGTTTTGGATCAGCGATTCGACTTGTTATGTTTTCGGCGAGAATGGAAAGTTAAAGAcatcttttgtttgatttgatttaaaGTTTGGAACTTTGAAAATTGGCCCTATGCCTCTGCAATTTCAGAATTTATTTGCCAGTCTGAAATTGGAATCATCCGTTTCTGTCGTTCTGGGGTTGGGTTTTTTTGACGTCGTTGTAGTAGAATCCGGTTTGCCATGTGATCTTAATACTGCGATTAGCTTGAGGTATTTACCATGTTCAAAACTACTCCAGGctattgaatttgttttgttttttctggaAGACTAATGCTTGTGTTCCTTTGGTAAATTTGTTAAGGCAAGACAACCTTATTGAAGATTCTGGCTGGAAAGCATATGGTGGGAGGAAAGAACGTTGTACAAGTTCTTAGCCGCTCGGCTTTCCATGATACTCAACTTGTTTGCAGTGGTGACTTGTCTTACCTTGGAGGATCATGGAGTAAAACCGTTGGTTCAGCTGTGAGTAGTCCCTTATCTTCTTTCCATTTCTCATGCTTTTGTGAGATCTTTTAGGAATTTGATTGCCTAGAGAGT
This sequence is a window from Arabidopsis thaliana chromosome 1 sequence. Protein-coding genes within it:
- the FLA9 gene encoding FASCICLIN-like arabinoogalactan 9 (FASCICLIN-like arabinoogalactan 9 (FLA9); LOCATED IN: anchored to plasma membrane, plasma membrane, anchored to membrane; EXPRESSED IN: 23 plant structures; EXPRESSED DURING: 14 growth stages; CONTAINS InterPro DOMAIN/s: FAS1 domain (InterPro:IPR000782); BEST Arabidopsis thaliana protein match is: FASCICLIN-like arabinogalactan protein 13 precursor (TAIR:AT5G44130.1); Has 1005 Blast hits to 985 proteins in 182 species: Archae - 18; Bacteria - 304; Metazoa - 15; Fungi - 9; Plants - 624; Viruses - 0; Other Eukaryotes - 35 (source: NCBI BLink).), producing the protein MATTRLTLAPLLLIAAVLLATKATAQPAAPAPEPAGPINLTAILEKGGQFTTFIHLLNITQVGSQVNIQVNSSSEGMTVFAPTDNAFQNLKPGTLNQLSPDDQVKLILYHVSPKYYSMDDLLSVSNPVRTQASGRDNGVYGLNFTGQTNQINVSTGYVETRISNSLRQQRPLAVYVVDMVLLPGEMFGEHKLSPIAPAPKSKSGGVTDDSGSTKKAASPSDKSGSGEKKVGLGFGLGLIVLCLKFLF
- the CRU2 gene encoding cruciferin 2 (cruciferin 2 (CRU2); FUNCTIONS IN: nutrient reservoir activity; INVOLVED IN: seed germination, response to abscisic acid stimulus; LOCATED IN: endomembrane system; EXPRESSED IN: leaf, seed; EXPRESSED DURING: seedling growth, seed development stages; CONTAINS InterPro DOMAIN/s: 11-S seed storage protein, conserved site (InterPro:IPR022379), Cupin, RmlC-type (InterPro:IPR011051), Cupin 1 (InterPro:IPR006045), RmlC-like jelly roll fold (InterPro:IPR014710), 11-S seed storage protein, plant (InterPro:IPR006044); BEST Arabidopsis thaliana protein match is: RmlC-like cupins superfamily protein (TAIR:AT5G44120.3); Has 919 Blast hits to 884 proteins in 120 species: Archae - 0; Bacteria - 10; Metazoa - 2; Fungi - 0; Plants - 906; Viruses - 0; Other Eukaryotes - 1 (source: NCBI BLink).), which translates into the protein MGRVSSIISFSLTLLILFNGYTAQQWPNECQLDQLNALEPSQIIKSEGGRIEVWDHHAPQLRCSGFAFERFVIEPQGLFLPTFLNAGKLTFVVHGRGLMGRVIPGCAETFMESPVFGEGQGQGQSQGFRDMHQKVEHLRCGDTIATPSGVAQWFYNNGNEPLILVAAADLASNQNQLDRNLRPFLIAGNNPQGQEWLQGRKQQKQNNIFNGFAPEILAQAFKINVETAQQLQNQQDNRGNIVKVNGPFGVIRPPLRRGEGGQQPHEIANGLEETLCTMRCTENLDDPSDADVYKPSLGYISTLNSYNLPILRLLRLSALRGSIRKNAMVLPQWNVNANAALYVTNGKAHIQMVNDNGERVFDQEISSGQLLVVPQGFSVMKHAIGEQFEWIEFKTNENAQVNTLAGRTSVMRGLPLEVITNGYQISPEEAKRVKFSTIETTLTHSSPMSYGRPRA
- a CDS encoding RmlC-like cupins superfamily protein (RmlC-like cupins superfamily protein; FUNCTIONS IN: nutrient reservoir activity; INVOLVED IN: biological_process unknown; LOCATED IN: endomembrane system; EXPRESSED IN: leaf, seed; EXPRESSED DURING: seed development stages; CONTAINS InterPro DOMAIN/s: Cupin, RmlC-type (InterPro:IPR011051), Cupin 1 (InterPro:IPR006045), RmlC-like jelly roll fold (InterPro:IPR014710), 11-S seed storage protein, plant (InterPro:IPR006044); BEST Arabidopsis thaliana protein match is: RmlC-like cupins superfamily protein (TAIR:AT5G44120.3); Has 1003 Blast hits to 963 proteins in 175 species: Archae - 0; Bacteria - 136; Metazoa - 2; Fungi - 2; Plants - 862; Viruses - 0; Other Eukaryotes - 1 (source: NCBI BLink).) is translated as MHKLLFSLLSVVSLSFLLFFHGAEARQREAPFPNACHFSQINSLAPAQATKFEAGQMEVWDHMSPELRCAGVTVARITLQPNSIFLPAFFSPPALAYVVQGEGVMGTIASGCPETFAEVEGSSGRGGGGDPGRRFEDMHQKLENFRRGDVFASLAGVSQWWYNRGDSDAVIVIVLDVTNRENQLDQVPRMFQLAGSRTQEEEQPLTWPSGNNAFSGFDPNIIAEAFKINIETAKQLQNQKDNRGNIIRANGPLHFVIPPPREWQQDGIANGIEETYCTAKIHENIDDPERSDHFSTRAGRISTLNSLNLPVLRLVRLNALRGYLYSGGMVLPQWTANAHTVLYVTGGQAKIQVVDDNGQSVFNEQVGQGQIIVIPQGFAVSKTAGETGFEWISFKTNDNAYINTLSGQTSYLRAVPVDVIKASYGVNEEEAKRIKFSQQETMLSMTPSSSS